In Synechococcus sp. KORDI-100, a single window of DNA contains:
- a CDS encoding CopG family transcriptional regulator encodes MSLLQQLGLELQQRFEQGTPPLSTGEVADAASSERINVTLPRGVMDDLKRHALHEGRSCGNLASFLIEDGLRRHALISRVPDS; translated from the coding sequence GTGTCACTTCTCCAGCAGCTGGGGCTTGAGCTGCAGCAGCGGTTCGAGCAGGGAACTCCCCCCCTCAGCACGGGAGAGGTGGCGGATGCCGCCAGCTCCGAGCGGATCAACGTCACCCTGCCGCGCGGGGTCATGGATGATCTCAAGCGTCATGCCCTGCATGAGGGACGAAGCTGTGGCAATTTGGCGTCCTTCCTGATCGAAGACGGTCTGCGCCGCCATGCACTGATCAGTCGAGTTCCTGATTCGTGA
- a CDS encoding PCC domain-containing protein has protein sequence MLSLPLNLAPGSDLRLSIEQLAAEQQISGFVLGVVGNLSQASFQCPGQAEPRVLKGDLEVITLNGNFSPKGVHLHLSLSDGACQVWGGHLEPGTLVQKGVDLLLGITDQSESQPPKAPDAMTNPRLEIAVLPGCPWCARALRLLRTLDLPHQVDTVNGDADFKRWQSRSGMSTFPQVFVDGQLIGGYDDLTTLHASGELEALR, from the coding sequence ATGCTTTCATTGCCGCTGAATCTGGCTCCCGGCAGTGATCTGCGCCTCAGCATCGAACAACTGGCCGCAGAACAGCAGATCTCAGGCTTCGTGCTCGGCGTCGTCGGAAACCTCTCCCAGGCCTCGTTTCAGTGCCCTGGCCAGGCAGAGCCAAGAGTTCTCAAAGGTGATCTTGAGGTCATCACTCTGAACGGCAACTTCTCGCCCAAGGGGGTTCATCTCCACCTCAGCCTCTCGGACGGGGCTTGTCAGGTTTGGGGGGGACATCTCGAGCCAGGAACCCTTGTCCAGAAAGGGGTTGATCTGCTGCTGGGCATCACGGATCAGAGCGAATCCCAACCGCCCAAGGCCCCTGATGCCATGACGAACCCACGGCTGGAGATCGCTGTCTTGCCCGGCTGCCCATGGTGTGCCCGCGCCCTGCGGCTGCTGAGAACCCTGGACCTCCCTCATCAGGTGGACACCGTGAATGGAGATGCCGATTTCAAGCGTTGGCAGAGCCGCAGCGGCATGAGCACCTTCCCCCAGGTGTTTGTGGATGGACAGCTGATCGGTGGCTACGACGACCTCACGACCCTGCATGCATCCGGTGAGCTCGAAGCCCTCCGTTGA
- a CDS encoding NAD-dependent epimerase/dehydratase family protein → MKILVMGGTRFVGKPLVARLQAQGHQLTLFTRGTNAVPEGVEHLCGDRSSDDDLAALQGQRYDVIVDSSGRKLDDSRRVLAITGAPNHRFVYVSSAGVYATSELWPLTEASPTDPQSRHAGKAETETWLRSEGIPFTSFRPTYIFGPGNYNPIERWFFDRIVNDRPVPLPGDGSTITQLGHVEDLAEAMARCLDVETSANRIYNCSGSQGVSFKGLIQAAAVACGKHPDAIQMRSFDPSDLDPKARKAFPLRLSHFLTDITRVQRELAWQPSFDLASGLADSYRNDYALNPTKDPDFSSDAKLIGA, encoded by the coding sequence ATGAAGATTCTGGTGATGGGCGGAACCCGTTTTGTGGGCAAGCCCCTGGTGGCGCGTCTGCAGGCTCAGGGCCATCAGCTCACCCTGTTCACCCGCGGAACAAACGCCGTCCCGGAGGGTGTGGAGCACCTCTGCGGTGACCGCAGCAGCGATGACGATCTGGCAGCACTGCAGGGACAGCGTTACGACGTCATCGTCGACAGTTCCGGGCGCAAACTCGACGACAGTCGCCGCGTGCTGGCGATCACCGGCGCACCCAACCACCGTTTCGTCTACGTGAGCTCCGCTGGGGTCTACGCCACCTCAGAGCTCTGGCCCCTGACGGAAGCCAGCCCCACCGACCCCCAGAGCCGCCATGCCGGCAAGGCGGAAACGGAAACCTGGCTTCGCTCCGAAGGGATTCCCTTCACGAGCTTCCGTCCCACCTACATCTTTGGACCTGGGAATTACAACCCGATCGAGCGCTGGTTTTTCGATCGAATCGTGAACGACCGACCTGTTCCACTGCCGGGAGATGGCAGCACCATCACCCAGCTCGGTCATGTGGAGGATCTTGCGGAAGCCATGGCCCGCTGCCTCGATGTCGAGACGTCGGCCAATCGCATCTACAACTGCTCCGGGAGCCAGGGCGTCAGCTTCAAAGGGCTGATCCAAGCGGCAGCCGTGGCCTGTGGCAAACATCCGGATGCGATTCAAATGCGGTCGTTCGACCCCTCTGACCTTGATCCGAAGGCTCGCAAGGCGTTTCCGCTGCGTCTCAGCCATTTCCTCACCGACATCACCCGCGTCCAACGCGAACTGGCCTGGCAGCCCAGCTTTGATCTGGCGTCAGGGTTGGCGGACAGCTACCGGAATGATTACGCCCTCAACCCAACCAAAGACCCTGATTTCAGTTCGGACGCGAAGCTGATCGGGGCTTGA
- a CDS encoding transporter substrate-binding domain-containing protein, translated as MIRPRHLISGFSAVIVVLIGSGTPLLAKPLRVGVTGTPPFVTQAESGFSGISVDVWRAVAEENKLNYELIPQESPDEGIEAVDRETIDLLIGPISITPRRLAMPDVNFTQPYFFAKAGVLVPISPPTLFSRIKVFFGTAVISSVFVLIGVLAVVGTLVWLAERHRNEDAFPKPALAGISSGMWFALVTLTTVGYGDKAPVTRLGRTITSVWMVMSLIAVSSLTASLASAFTLFLSGAADNPITSAKDLAQRRVAVIQGTSGIRLAESGNMEQVMARDLESAVRLVNEGDVDAMIFDRPAIRYYLKKNPELKVKLAPFTLAEETYGFAFKTGSKLNMPLDVSILKLQRNGTVETLTNQELD; from the coding sequence ATGATCCGGCCCAGGCATCTGATCAGCGGTTTCTCGGCCGTGATTGTGGTGTTGATCGGGAGTGGGACACCTCTGCTGGCCAAACCGCTGAGGGTTGGCGTCACAGGAACGCCACCGTTCGTCACCCAAGCTGAGTCGGGATTCAGCGGGATCAGCGTTGATGTCTGGCGCGCGGTCGCAGAGGAAAACAAGCTCAACTACGAGCTGATTCCGCAGGAGTCACCGGATGAGGGCATTGAGGCGGTCGACCGTGAAACCATTGATCTGCTGATTGGCCCGATCAGCATCACGCCAAGGCGTCTGGCCATGCCGGACGTCAATTTCACACAGCCATACTTCTTCGCCAAAGCAGGGGTCCTGGTTCCGATCAGTCCGCCAACGCTGTTCAGCCGCATCAAGGTGTTTTTCGGCACAGCCGTGATCTCATCGGTCTTCGTCCTGATCGGTGTTCTCGCCGTCGTCGGAACCCTGGTCTGGCTTGCTGAACGGCACCGCAATGAGGACGCATTCCCGAAGCCCGCCCTGGCGGGAATCAGCAGTGGGATGTGGTTTGCCCTGGTCACACTGACCACGGTTGGCTACGGCGATAAGGCTCCAGTGACACGCCTGGGACGCACGATCACGTCTGTCTGGATGGTGATGTCGTTGATCGCTGTCTCATCTCTCACCGCCAGCCTTGCATCGGCTTTCACCCTCTTCCTCTCCGGTGCCGCAGACAATCCGATCACCTCAGCCAAGGATCTGGCCCAACGGCGGGTCGCTGTGATCCAGGGCACCAGCGGCATCAGGCTCGCCGAAAGCGGCAACATGGAACAGGTCATGGCAAGGGATCTGGAGTCCGCCGTCAGGCTGGTGAACGAGGGAGACGTGGACGCCATGATTTTCGATCGGCCGGCGATCCGTTATTACCTGAAAAAGAATCCTGAGTTGAAGGTCAAGCTCGCTCCCTTCACCCTGGCCGAGGAAACCTACGGCTTTGCGTTCAAGACGGGCAGCAAGCTGAACATGCCACTGGATGTTTCGATCCTGAAACTGCAGCGGAACGGGACCGTCGAGACGCTCACGAATCAGGAACTCGACTGA
- a CDS encoding NAD(P)/FAD-dependent oxidoreductase, producing MSGKVDVVVIGSGIGGLCCAGLCARAGKEVLVLEAHSQPGGAAHGFERNGYQFESGPSLWSGLSGWPTTNPLAQILRALDQPLPVIRYSDWDVLLPEGQLRVGVGSHDFEAVVRDLRGPEAVDEWRTFGEVLQPIAAAASALPLLTLRPGAEVLQQMWSRGRQLLPHLPAMRHLAGSFGPLVDRHLQDPFLRNWVDLLCFLISGMPTADTNAAAMATLFGEWFQPDAHLDYPVGGSAAVAAALVEGLERHGGALRCGSRVAALQVDADRVTGVTLSSGELIQADAVVSNADIWSTLSLLPEDVARSWQRQRAGTPHCQSFLHLHLGFAADGLEDLPIHTVWVGDWQRGITAERNAVVLSVPSVLDPGMAPSGQHVLHGYTPANEPWQLWRDLKRGTKAYNALKRDRCQVFWRVLEQQIPDIRDRCQVVMEGSPLSHGHFLNVDQGSYGPALSAAKGLFPGVTTPLSRFWMCGASTFPGIGIPPVAASGALAAHAILGRQAQAELLRDLGI from the coding sequence GTGAGCGGCAAAGTCGACGTGGTGGTGATCGGCAGTGGCATCGGAGGTCTCTGCTGTGCCGGCCTCTGTGCCCGTGCCGGCAAAGAGGTTCTGGTGCTGGAGGCCCACAGCCAGCCCGGCGGCGCAGCCCATGGTTTTGAGCGCAATGGATACCAGTTCGAGTCCGGCCCGTCGCTCTGGAGTGGTCTCAGTGGCTGGCCCACCACAAATCCACTGGCACAGATCCTCAGAGCTCTGGATCAGCCCCTGCCTGTGATTCGTTACAGCGACTGGGATGTTCTGCTTCCTGAGGGACAGCTACGGGTCGGTGTTGGCAGCCACGACTTCGAGGCCGTGGTCCGAGATCTCCGTGGACCGGAGGCCGTCGACGAGTGGAGGACGTTTGGTGAGGTGCTTCAGCCGATTGCCGCTGCTGCTTCCGCTCTGCCCCTGCTCACCCTTCGTCCCGGCGCTGAGGTGTTGCAGCAGATGTGGAGCAGGGGCCGTCAGTTGCTGCCCCATCTCCCTGCCATGCGTCATCTGGCAGGAAGTTTTGGTCCACTGGTGGATCGCCATCTCCAGGATCCGTTTCTGCGCAACTGGGTGGACCTCCTCTGCTTTTTGATCAGCGGCATGCCGACGGCGGATACCAATGCCGCTGCGATGGCCACCTTGTTCGGAGAGTGGTTTCAGCCTGATGCCCATCTGGATTACCCCGTCGGTGGAAGTGCTGCGGTCGCAGCGGCTCTCGTTGAAGGTCTCGAGCGGCATGGAGGGGCCCTGCGCTGCGGCAGCCGCGTCGCTGCGCTTCAGGTCGATGCTGATCGCGTCACTGGCGTGACCCTGAGCAGCGGTGAGCTGATCCAGGCTGATGCTGTGGTCAGCAACGCTGACATCTGGAGCACGCTCTCCCTGTTGCCGGAGGATGTCGCCAGAAGCTGGCAGCGCCAGAGAGCAGGCACACCGCACTGTCAGTCCTTTCTGCATCTGCATCTCGGTTTTGCCGCCGATGGCCTCGAGGATCTTCCGATTCACACCGTCTGGGTTGGCGATTGGCAGCGTGGGATCACGGCAGAACGCAATGCCGTGGTTCTGTCCGTCCCATCGGTGCTGGACCCCGGCATGGCACCGTCAGGTCAGCATGTGCTGCATGGGTACACACCGGCCAACGAGCCATGGCAGCTCTGGCGAGATCTGAAGCGAGGCACGAAGGCCTACAACGCTCTGAAGCGTGACCGTTGTCAGGTGTTCTGGAGGGTGCTGGAACAGCAGATTCCAGACATTCGCGATCGCTGCCAGGTGGTGATGGAAGGGTCGCCCCTCAGTCACGGTCATTTTTTGAATGTCGATCAGGGAAGTTACGGACCTGCCCTGTCGGCGGCAAAGGGGCTGTTCCCCGGCGTGACAACGCCGTTGTCACGCTTCTGGATGTGTGGAGCCAGCACCTTCCCCGGAATTGGCATTCCACCTGTCGCAGCGAGCGGAGCGTTGGCTGCCCACGCCATTCTCGGCCGTCAGGCTCAGGCTGAACTGTTGCGCGACCTCGGGATCTGA
- a CDS encoding CBS domain-containing protein encodes MVLQLTVADVMTQPVLSVQAETSLQDAVQLISDHHISGLPVVDGSGALIGELTEQDLMVRESSVDAGPYVMLLDSVIYLRNPLNWDRQVHQVLGTSVADLMRRDTHSCLGSMPLPKAASQLHDKSTQRLFVLDEERRPVGVLTRGDVVRALASHKE; translated from the coding sequence ATGGTCCTGCAGCTGACGGTCGCTGATGTGATGACTCAGCCGGTGCTCAGCGTTCAAGCAGAGACCTCACTGCAGGATGCTGTGCAGCTGATCAGCGATCACCACATCAGTGGTCTGCCTGTTGTGGATGGCAGTGGAGCCTTGATCGGGGAGCTGACCGAACAGGACCTGATGGTGCGGGAGAGCAGCGTGGATGCTGGTCCCTACGTAATGCTGCTGGACAGCGTGATCTACCTGCGCAATCCCCTGAACTGGGACCGCCAGGTCCACCAGGTCCTTGGGACCAGCGTGGCAGATCTGATGCGCCGTGACACCCACAGCTGTCTTGGCAGCATGCCTCTCCCGAAAGCTGCATCACAGCTGCACGACAAGAGCACGCAGCGCCTGTTCGTGTTGGATGAGGAACGCCGACCGGTCGGGGTGCTGACCAGGGGCGATGTGGTTCGCGCACTGGCCTCGCACAAGGAGTGA
- a CDS encoding DUF6737 family protein, producing MHPVSSKPSVESTTTEQPRFWSMKPWWCQPWSILLTGIAVVSGSWWWPQRIWITLPLGLAVVAWWTLFLVLVPAAYRHGNLPEAE from the coding sequence ATGCATCCGGTGAGCTCGAAGCCCTCCGTTGAGTCGACGACAACAGAGCAACCCCGCTTCTGGTCGATGAAGCCCTGGTGGTGTCAGCCCTGGAGCATTCTGCTCACCGGCATTGCAGTGGTGAGCGGCTCATGGTGGTGGCCGCAACGCATCTGGATCACGCTGCCGCTCGGGCTCGCCGTTGTCGCCTGGTGGACGCTGTTTCTGGTGCTGGTGCCGGCGGCCTATCGCCATGGGAACCTCCCCGAGGCCGAATGA
- a CDS encoding acyltransferase, with protein sequence MSGETGPMTYQQISTHKRVLFFDQIKAFMVALVIIVHVPAAFSGMGWHGVRIPIESADPFFPVAGGLLFSFCNSFFMCMLFLLSGYFVPRSVHNKGIKRYLKARILRLGVPFIIGLLLINNTSVLFGSLSPESPLAPLPWDDIPFNRVGVLWFLVVLFSFDLLYCAWIALRGNHFSVDTTVPTPQLRSWLASAIVLGILEVLMATQTELWAALIRSPLNGLGYQGIHIFSYTFLFFLGCKASHHHWLEQLNAHLVVRWFRFSVALVLCMATITLVLIFNGSIATEGNKLYGLTALLYPTVGWGMISYLLLWFQRNEHRCGRWLATAGVDSYGAYIIHPLVLVMVLWAIGFFGLNHWLVALATSALGVIISFGITNQTRRIPTVARIL encoded by the coding sequence ATGTCTGGCGAGACTGGTCCTATGACATACCAACAAATCAGCACCCATAAACGAGTGCTTTTCTTTGATCAGATCAAGGCGTTTATGGTCGCGCTCGTCATCATCGTGCATGTCCCAGCAGCATTCAGCGGGATGGGCTGGCATGGTGTCCGTATCCCGATTGAGTCTGCAGATCCATTCTTTCCAGTTGCAGGTGGTTTGTTGTTCAGTTTCTGCAACTCGTTCTTCATGTGTATGTTATTTCTGCTCTCGGGATATTTCGTCCCGCGTTCAGTCCATAACAAGGGCATCAAGCGTTACCTCAAAGCTCGCATCCTGCGTTTAGGCGTTCCCTTCATCATTGGCCTGCTGCTGATCAACAACACCTCGGTGCTGTTTGGAAGCCTTTCCCCTGAAAGCCCTCTGGCGCCATTGCCCTGGGACGACATCCCATTCAATCGGGTGGGGGTGCTGTGGTTTCTGGTTGTTCTTTTTAGCTTCGATTTGCTCTATTGCGCATGGATTGCTCTGCGAGGGAATCACTTCTCTGTCGACACAACTGTGCCCACTCCCCAGCTGCGCTCATGGCTGGCCAGCGCCATCGTCCTCGGGATTCTTGAGGTCTTGATGGCGACGCAGACTGAGCTCTGGGCTGCTCTGATCCGTTCGCCGCTTAATGGCCTTGGCTACCAGGGCATACACATTTTCTCTTATACCTTCTTGTTCTTTCTGGGGTGCAAGGCATCACATCATCACTGGCTGGAGCAACTCAACGCCCATTTGGTTGTTCGGTGGTTTCGGTTCTCCGTCGCATTGGTTTTATGCATGGCAACCATCACGTTGGTGCTGATCTTCAACGGCAGCATCGCCACTGAGGGCAACAAACTCTATGGCCTAACCGCACTGCTGTACCCCACAGTCGGTTGGGGAATGATCAGCTATCTGTTGTTATGGTTCCAGCGGAATGAACATCGCTGCGGCCGGTGGTTAGCCACCGCAGGAGTCGACAGCTACGGGGCCTACATCATTCATCCACTGGTGCTCGTGATGGTGCTCTGGGCCATTGGTTTCTTTGGCCTCAATCACTGGCTGGTTGCACTGGCAACATCAGCACTGGGAGTCATCATCTCATTCGGAATCACCAATCAGACCAGGCGAATTCCAACGGTCGCCAGGATCCTCTAG
- a CDS encoding CDP-alcohol phosphatidyltransferase family protein produces MASLLRSTANGLTVARALVGLPLILAFQAGWSGLAWWLLLLAGMSDAADGWLARRAGGGSSWGARLDPLTDKVLIAAPLVWLASTGALPLWAIWLLLARELLISGWRSQAKDGAPASLVGKAKTILQFVSLLLLLWPPLWIGHAVLVTVGWWLFWPSLLLAMTSAVAYLKPRSASRPN; encoded by the coding sequence TTGGCATCCCTGCTTCGCTCGACAGCCAATGGCCTCACCGTGGCGAGGGCGTTGGTCGGCTTGCCATTGATCCTGGCGTTCCAGGCGGGCTGGTCTGGATTGGCCTGGTGGCTGCTGTTGCTGGCTGGCATGAGCGATGCCGCCGATGGCTGGCTGGCGCGCCGAGCCGGTGGAGGCTCCAGCTGGGGAGCTCGTCTTGACCCACTCACGGACAAGGTGCTGATTGCGGCGCCCCTCGTGTGGCTGGCTTCAACAGGAGCCTTGCCGCTCTGGGCGATCTGGTTGCTGCTGGCACGCGAACTTCTGATCTCCGGATGGCGTTCCCAGGCCAAGGACGGTGCTCCTGCCTCACTCGTTGGGAAGGCCAAGACGATTCTGCAGTTCGTGTCCTTGCTGCTGCTGCTCTGGCCTCCGCTCTGGATTGGGCACGCCGTGCTCGTGACCGTGGGCTGGTGGTTGTTCTGGCCATCGCTGCTGTTGGCGATGACCTCAGCCGTGGCTTACCTCAAGCCCCGATCAGCTTCGCGTCCGAACTGA
- a CDS encoding WbuC family cupin fold metalloprotein produces MNHNLHQAEDLVQLFINMLQPGTYVRPHRHVRSGKGSGFECFVVLQGAVGLLLMNQEGEITQKECLDAGGPLRGIELAENQVHTLVALEDDTVIFELKQGPYQPASDKDFLPGFPVELTPEARDQERRWRDLFRPSGDN; encoded by the coding sequence ATGAACCACAACCTGCACCAGGCCGAGGATCTCGTTCAGCTCTTCATCAATATGCTGCAACCCGGAACCTATGTGCGTCCCCACCGTCATGTACGCAGCGGCAAGGGGAGTGGATTCGAATGCTTCGTGGTGCTCCAGGGAGCCGTGGGACTTCTGTTGATGAACCAGGAGGGCGAGATCACCCAGAAGGAATGCCTCGATGCAGGCGGCCCACTGCGGGGTATCGAACTGGCCGAGAACCAGGTTCACACCCTGGTAGCTCTGGAGGATGACACCGTCATTTTCGAGCTGAAGCAGGGCCCTTATCAACCAGCCAGCGATAAGGATTTTTTGCCAGGTTTCCCTGTTGAACTCACACCCGAGGCCCGGGACCAGGAACGACGCTGGCGTGATCTGTTTCGGCCCTCAGGAGACAACTGA
- a CDS encoding L,D-transpeptidase yields the protein MSIRPILLASLLSSAVGVAAAAPAQAETSVQISLKNRYLTLLDDGKVIGKYPIAIGAPESPTPPGSYAITKMDPAPTYHKKGKIIAPGPKNPVGVRYMAYVQIGTGEYAIHGTAWPNWVKLRSAVSLGCIRMLNNDVIQVFNRVKVGTPVVVTTN from the coding sequence ATGAGCATCCGTCCGATTCTGCTGGCCTCCCTGCTCAGCTCAGCCGTCGGTGTTGCCGCAGCGGCTCCGGCTCAGGCGGAGACGTCCGTCCAGATCAGCCTGAAAAACCGCTATCTCACCCTTCTCGATGACGGCAAGGTGATCGGAAAGTATCCGATCGCCATCGGTGCGCCGGAATCGCCGACACCCCCCGGCAGTTATGCGATCACAAAGATGGACCCTGCCCCGACATACCACAAAAAGGGAAAGATCATCGCCCCGGGGCCGAAGAACCCGGTCGGTGTTCGTTACATGGCCTATGTGCAGATTGGGACCGGTGAGTATGCAATCCATGGCACCGCCTGGCCCAACTGGGTCAAACTTCGCTCTGCAGTGAGCCTTGGCTGCATCCGCATGCTTAACAACGACGTGATTCAGGTCTTCAATCGCGTCAAGGTCGGCACACCGGTGGTCGTCACCACGAACTGA
- the pdeM gene encoding ligase-associated DNA damage response endonuclease PdeM, with amino-acid sequence MGELVWTWCSEELVFLPQRAIWRPQGRELLLADLHLGKAEAFQAHGIPIPSDADSGTLNPLLELCHRWQPRRVLVLGDLIHARVGLTPRLRDTLRALPDLSGAEVTLIGGNHDRHSWFEGLPQQPSLALGQLWLSHAPETSPQPDQLNVCGHLHPMTRLHGSADRLRLPCFAFDPNGPRLVIPAFGELTGGHDCGERYRQWLVADEAIVPWFSPQPQTQGRRSA; translated from the coding sequence ATGGGAGAACTGGTCTGGACGTGGTGCTCAGAGGAGCTTGTATTCCTGCCGCAACGGGCCATCTGGCGTCCTCAGGGACGCGAGTTGCTGCTTGCAGATCTGCATCTGGGCAAGGCAGAAGCCTTTCAGGCTCATGGCATTCCAATCCCAAGCGATGCCGACAGTGGCACTCTGAATCCGCTGCTGGAGCTTTGCCATCGTTGGCAACCACGTCGGGTTCTTGTGCTCGGTGATCTGATTCACGCCCGTGTCGGTCTGACGCCCAGGCTGCGGGATACCTTGCGTGCCCTGCCGGATCTCAGTGGGGCCGAGGTCACCCTGATCGGAGGGAATCATGACCGCCACAGCTGGTTCGAAGGCCTGCCTCAGCAACCCTCATTGGCCCTGGGCCAGCTCTGGCTCAGTCATGCTCCAGAGACGTCGCCACAACCTGATCAGCTCAATGTCTGCGGTCATCTGCACCCCATGACGAGGCTCCATGGGAGTGCGGATCGGCTCAGGCTTCCATGTTTCGCCTTCGACCCGAATGGTCCTCGTCTAGTGATTCCCGCCTTTGGAGAGTTGACGGGAGGCCATGACTGCGGCGAGCGTTACCGCCAATGGCTGGTGGCTGATGAGGCCATCGTTCCTTGGTTCAGTCCCCAACCCCAAACACAAGGGCGACGGTCGGCGTGA